The following are encoded in a window of Natranaeroarchaeum aerophilus genomic DNA:
- a CDS encoding UPF0175 family protein, protein MKTVTTRIPEDDAEALAELEAELTADRSEVLRRLIGDGLAEWKREKALEGLRNHELTLRSAAELAETSYVEMVTLAAEEGVDGGYTTDDLERDLERI, encoded by the coding sequence ATGAAGACGGTCACAACGCGGATTCCCGAGGACGACGCGGAGGCACTCGCCGAACTCGAAGCGGAGCTAACGGCCGATCGCTCGGAGGTTCTTCGGCGTCTCATCGGTGACGGACTTGCGGAGTGGAAACGCGAAAAAGCGCTGGAGGGCCTACGGAACCACGAGCTAACGCTCCGCAGTGCGGCCGAACTCGCAGAGACGAGCTACGTCGAGATGGTCACCCTCGCCGCAGAGGAGGGAGTCGACGGGGGCTATACGACCGACGATCTCGAACGGGATCTAGAGCGTATCTGA
- a CDS encoding 60S ribosomal export protein NMD3 → MTDSRAFCPRCGDSIETPLDVREARRGDAALCDDCYFEEFELINAPDRVQVLVCATCGAVHRGNRWIDIGAEDYTDVAIDEVTEALAVHIDVDEFSWQVEPEQVDETTIRMHCYFTGLVGEEPVEEQVTVPVKISRQTCQRCGRISGDYYASIVQLRGVDRTPTAEEISRTKEIANEVVAEMEATGDRDAFVTEMTENDDGLNIRLSTNKIGMKVSQRVVDEFGGHFTDAETLVTEDSDGNEVYRVTYAIRLPPYRPGHVIDPKEDDEGPVLVTSARGNLKGTYLTTGERYEASYEDGDSPDARRLGSIEDGEETTLVTVEDDHAVQVLDPETYRANTISRPDYLDPDAETVIVLKSRAGLHVLPEDGRGRQTADE, encoded by the coding sequence ATGACCGATTCTCGTGCCTTCTGCCCGCGCTGTGGCGACTCGATCGAGACGCCACTTGACGTCCGCGAGGCCCGCCGCGGCGACGCCGCCCTCTGTGATGACTGCTACTTTGAGGAGTTCGAACTGATCAACGCGCCCGACCGCGTGCAGGTCCTGGTCTGTGCGACCTGCGGGGCGGTCCACCGCGGTAACCGCTGGATCGACATCGGCGCGGAGGACTACACCGACGTCGCCATCGACGAGGTAACCGAAGCCCTCGCCGTGCATATCGATGTCGACGAGTTCTCCTGGCAGGTCGAGCCCGAGCAGGTCGACGAGACGACGATCCGGATGCACTGTTACTTTACTGGGCTCGTCGGCGAGGAACCGGTCGAGGAACAGGTCACTGTCCCAGTGAAAATCTCCCGCCAGACCTGCCAGCGCTGCGGGCGTATCTCGGGCGATTACTACGCCAGCATCGTCCAACTGCGCGGGGTCGATCGGACGCCGACTGCCGAGGAGATCAGCCGGACGAAAGAGATCGCCAACGAGGTCGTCGCGGAGATGGAGGCGACGGGCGACCGGGACGCCTTCGTCACCGAGATGACCGAGAACGACGACGGGCTGAACATCCGCCTGTCGACGAACAAGATCGGGATGAAGGTCTCCCAGCGCGTCGTCGACGAGTTCGGCGGACACTTCACCGACGCCGAGACGCTCGTCACCGAGGATTCGGACGGCAACGAGGTGTATCGCGTGACCTACGCGATCCGCCTCCCTCCCTATCGGCCGGGCCACGTCATCGACCCGAAAGAGGACGACGAGGGACCGGTACTCGTCACCAGCGCCCGCGGCAACCTCAAGGGGACCTACCTCACCACCGGCGAGCGCTACGAGGCGTCCTACGAGGACGGCGACTCCCCCGACGCCCGCCGACTCGGCAGCATCGAGGACGGAGAGGAAACCACCCTCGTGACGGTCGAGGACGACCACGCGGTACAGGTGCTCGACCCCGAAACCTATCGCGCGAATACGATTTCCCGGCCTGACTACCTCGATCCGGACGCCGAGACGGTGATAGTACTGAAAAGCCGGGCCGGACTGCACGTCCTGCCGGAGGACGGACGGGGGCGACAGACTGCCGATGAGTGA
- a CDS encoding class I SAM-dependent methyltransferase, protein MSEDAPPNDLAALVEKPSAEAAIDSLQAEGVYDADRKVTEHDDGTVALPVTGPPQETNVLDVMRQTDPELRAPELNDLLADRGWTDEELALAPSSWAVIGSVLTVRLNGDCPREEEVGEALLELHGEADTVLADGGVSGIHREPTGRVIAGIGETETIHTEHGTRYALDLAEVMFSPGNKAERARMGSVVAGNDGPEPETDNDGPERVFDMFAGIGYFTLPMARAGAQVTAAEINPTAYRFLIENAVLNDVTANVEAYRADCRDVDVSDVDRVVMGYYGVETEDEDGSRSLEAHEFLDTAFDAVAPGGIVHVHAATPDSRLWDRPIGRIEDAAGRAGRDVKIVEKRRVKSHSEGVWHVVCDVRVR, encoded by the coding sequence ATGAGTGAAGACGCTCCGCCAAACGACCTTGCCGCCCTCGTCGAGAAACCCAGTGCCGAGGCGGCGATCGACTCCCTGCAGGCGGAGGGCGTGTACGATGCCGACCGGAAGGTCACGGAACACGACGATGGTACTGTCGCGCTTCCGGTGACTGGGCCACCGCAGGAAACGAACGTGCTCGACGTGATGCGCCAGACGGACCCGGAGTTGCGCGCACCCGAACTCAACGACCTGCTCGCAGACCGGGGCTGGACCGACGAGGAACTCGCCCTCGCGCCGTCGTCGTGGGCGGTGATCGGCAGCGTCCTGACAGTACGTCTCAACGGGGACTGCCCCCGCGAAGAGGAGGTCGGGGAAGCACTCCTCGAACTCCACGGCGAGGCAGACACCGTGCTCGCTGACGGCGGCGTCTCGGGCATCCACCGCGAGCCCACCGGCCGTGTAATCGCGGGGATCGGCGAGACGGAGACGATCCACACCGAACACGGGACGCGCTACGCGCTCGATCTCGCGGAGGTGATGTTCTCGCCGGGCAACAAGGCCGAGCGCGCCCGGATGGGTAGCGTTGTTGCGGGCAATGACGGTCCCGAACCGGAGACCGACAACGACGGCCCCGAGCGTGTCTTCGACATGTTCGCCGGGATCGGCTACTTCACGCTCCCGATGGCCCGCGCCGGCGCACAGGTCACCGCGGCGGAGATCAACCCCACCGCCTACCGCTTCCTGATCGAGAACGCCGTGCTCAACGACGTGACGGCGAACGTCGAGGCCTATCGCGCTGACTGCCGGGACGTCGACGTCTCGGACGTGGATCGCGTCGTAATGGGCTACTACGGCGTCGAGACCGAGGACGAGGATGGATCGCGCTCGCTGGAAGCCCACGAGTTCCTCGATACCGCATTCGATGCCGTCGCGCCCGGCGGGATCGTCCACGTCCACGCGGCGACGCCCGACTCACGGCTCTGGGACCGGCCGATCGGGCGGATCGAGGACGCCGCGGGGCGGGCCGGACGTGACGTCAAGATCGTCGAAAAGCGACGCGTCAAGAGCCACTCGGAAGGCGTCTGGCACGTCGTCTGTGACGTGCGGGTCCGGTAG
- a CDS encoding NmrA/HSCARG family protein: MTSVLVTGATGNQGGAVVDHLLASDTEFDVLGLTRDADSDAATALSERGVAMVEGDLNEPNSFRQHVAAADAVFAVTNFWTQGYDAQVQQGKNLADVASEEGVEQFVFSGVGSHHKDTGIPHFDSADEIETYAQELDLPLTTLQPVFFFQNLEAFVEDIVEDETLALPLAEGVPLQMVDVDDVGHAAAVAFERPDEFVDERIDLAGDELTLAETAAVISEVTGLDVEPYHVPIEDAYESFGEEFTVMCEWFNEVGYEADIDALSGRFGFEFTTLPEYLRENGWEDKEGMASVPGWVKAL, translated from the coding sequence ATGACGAGCGTACTCGTCACCGGCGCGACCGGCAATCAGGGCGGTGCAGTGGTCGACCACCTGCTCGCGTCCGACACCGAGTTCGACGTGCTCGGCCTGACACGCGACGCTGACAGCGACGCCGCGACGGCACTCTCGGAACGTGGCGTCGCGATGGTCGAAGGGGACCTGAACGAGCCCAACTCGTTCCGTCAGCACGTCGCCGCGGCCGACGCCGTCTTCGCGGTCACGAACTTCTGGACCCAGGGCTACGACGCCCAGGTCCAGCAGGGCAAGAACCTCGCGGACGTTGCCAGCGAGGAGGGCGTCGAACAGTTCGTCTTCAGCGGCGTCGGCAGCCATCACAAGGATACTGGCATTCCCCACTTCGATTCCGCAGACGAAATCGAGACCTATGCACAGGAGCTCGATCTCCCGCTGACGACGCTTCAGCCCGTGTTCTTCTTCCAGAACCTCGAAGCGTTCGTCGAGGATATCGTCGAAGACGAGACACTCGCACTCCCGCTTGCCGAGGGCGTCCCGCTCCAGATGGTCGACGTCGACGACGTCGGCCACGCCGCCGCAGTGGCCTTCGAGCGCCCGGACGAGTTCGTCGACGAGCGCATCGACCTCGCGGGCGACGAGCTGACGCTCGCCGAGACCGCCGCCGTCATCTCCGAGGTGACCGGCCTCGACGTCGAACCGTATCACGTCCCGATCGAGGACGCCTACGAGAGCTTCGGCGAGGAGTTCACCGTCATGTGCGAGTGGTTCAACGAGGTCGGCTACGAGGCCGACATTGATGCCCTGTCCGGACGCTTCGGCTTCGAGTTCACCACGCTTCCGGAGTACCTCCGCGAAAACGGCTGGGAAGACAAAGAGGGCATGGCGTCGGTTCCGGGCTGGGTCAAAGCGCTGTAG
- a CDS encoding DUF7534 family protein: MSDNEFGQFFISVVVFTMIGFMLAMLLSPPDPFTQIIAIITLLPVILAASYVLTYRIGYRWT, from the coding sequence ATGTCCGACAACGAGTTTGGTCAATTTTTTATTTCGGTCGTTGTTTTCACTATGATTGGATTCATGCTTGCCATGCTGCTCAGTCCCCCAGATCCATTTACGCAGATCATCGCAATTATAACACTTCTACCGGTTATTCTGGCAGCCTCCTACGTCCTCACATACAGAATCGGGTATCGATGGACATAG
- a CDS encoding ferredoxin — translation MSDLDAELQDPSTFGDSDAPPIEEKPYKIIFDASACFGAGKCAEVAKNWEMDIKSGMAKPRSYYIDEDDLDENIRAAEVCPANKGAGCIYVIDRRTDEEVAPDPHGDGTFSLER, via the coding sequence ATGAGCGATCTCGACGCCGAACTGCAGGATCCGTCCACGTTCGGGGACAGCGACGCGCCACCGATCGAGGAGAAGCCGTACAAGATCATCTTCGACGCCAGCGCGTGTTTCGGTGCCGGAAAGTGTGCCGAGGTAGCAAAAAACTGGGAGATGGACATCAAAAGCGGGATGGCAAAGCCCCGATCGTACTACATCGACGAGGACGACCTCGACGAAAACATCCGTGCTGCGGAGGTCTGTCCCGCCAACAAGGGTGCTGGCTGTATCTACGTTATCGACCGCCGCACCGACGAGGAGGTCGCACCGGATCCCCACGGCGATGGGACGTTCAGTCTGGAGCGGTGA
- a CDS encoding peptidylprolyl isomerase, which yields MSELTATIHTNRGDIEVELYEDKKPETVGNFVGLATGEKEWEDPETGETVDGEPLYDDVEFHRVIDGFMLQTGDPTGTGRGGPGYTFDDEFDDELSHDGPGVLSMANRGPDTNGSQFFITLDAQPHLDGKHSVFGKVVDGMDVVEEIGNLPTDRNDKPQKEAVMESVTVED from the coding sequence ATGAGCGAACTGACTGCGACGATCCACACGAACCGCGGCGACATCGAGGTCGAACTCTACGAGGACAAAAAACCCGAGACAGTCGGCAACTTCGTCGGCCTCGCCACCGGGGAGAAAGAGTGGGAAGATCCAGAGACGGGCGAGACCGTCGACGGTGAACCCCTCTACGACGATGTCGAGTTCCACCGCGTCATCGACGGCTTCATGCTCCAGACCGGCGATCCGACCGGCACCGGCCGCGGTGGCCCGGGCTACACGTTCGACGACGAGTTCGACGACGAGCTCTCCCACGACGGCCCCGGCGTCCTCTCGATGGCAAACCGCGGCCCCGACACCAACGGCTCGCAGTTTTTCATCACACTGGACGCCCAGCCCCACCTCGACGGGAAACATTCCGTCTTCGGGAAAGTCGTCGACGGGATGGATGTCGTCGAGGAGATCGGCAACCTGCCGACCGACCGGAACGACAAGCCCCAGAAAGAGGCAGTCATGGAGTCGGTGACGGTCGAGGACTGA
- a CDS encoding cobalamin-binding protein codes for MNVVSLLPSATEICYALGIEPVGVSHECDVPPEATDHPSINYAHVDPTASSGEIDAQVLEAEAEHGGVYGIDIDALDRVDPDLIVTQGICDVCAVDEVLVADAIEEIEADPEVLTTDPHSVGDVLDDIRTVGAATGREERAAELVTDLEARIERVRAATAEVKERPEVAILDWLDPVMVAGHWMPEIVEWAGGEYGLADHGQRSTPREWEQIQEYDPDVLIAAPCGFDLEQTAENRTDLIERPGWADLHAVETGRVYAMDGHHYVNRPGPRLVDTLEHLAGVLHPDVVDAPPEDVATAFAGPELRTL; via the coding sequence ATGAACGTCGTCTCACTGCTCCCTTCGGCGACCGAGATCTGTTATGCCCTCGGCATCGAGCCGGTTGGCGTCTCCCACGAGTGTGACGTCCCGCCCGAGGCCACCGACCACCCCTCGATCAACTACGCACACGTCGATCCGACGGCCAGCAGCGGGGAGATCGACGCGCAGGTGCTCGAAGCCGAGGCCGAACACGGCGGCGTCTACGGCATCGACATCGACGCGCTGGATCGGGTCGATCCGGACCTGATCGTCACACAGGGGATCTGTGACGTCTGCGCGGTCGACGAGGTGCTGGTGGCCGACGCCATCGAGGAGATCGAGGCCGATCCAGAGGTACTGACGACCGATCCCCACAGCGTGGGGGACGTGCTCGACGATATCCGGACAGTGGGCGCGGCGACGGGCCGCGAGGAGCGCGCCGCGGAACTGGTTACCGATCTGGAGGCGCGAATCGAGCGCGTCCGGGCAGCCACCGCCGAGGTCAAAGAGCGCCCCGAGGTCGCGATCCTCGACTGGCTCGATCCCGTGATGGTGGCGGGCCACTGGATGCCCGAAATCGTCGAGTGGGCGGGCGGCGAGTACGGACTTGCTGACCACGGCCAGCGTTCGACGCCGCGAGAGTGGGAACAGATTCAGGAATATGATCCGGACGTGCTGATCGCCGCCCCCTGTGGGTTCGACCTCGAACAGACCGCCGAGAACCGGACTGATCTGATCGAGCGACCGGGCTGGGCAGACCTCCACGCGGTCGAAACGGGTCGTGTCTACGCGATGGACGGCCACCACTATGTCAATCGGCCGGGGCCGCGTCTCGTCGATACCCTCGAACACCTCGCAGGCGTGTTACACCCGGACGTGGTGGACGCGCCCCCGGAGGACGTCGCCACGGCCTTTGCCGGGCCCGAACTGCGGACACTCTGA
- a CDS encoding PIN domain-containing protein — protein MTDGPKSIVFDTEPLVAYFCNEPGSDTVESYLTAVEGAADGYISAVNLAELHYVIRSIAGKERADTVVEVLEESGIERVDTGETWAGAAAFKSRYSPALGDAFALATAAHVDGMLLIGADDDYDEVDDIDLVRFRTDGV, from the coding sequence ATGACGGACGGTCCTAAATCGATCGTCTTTGACACCGAACCGCTCGTCGCGTACTTTTGTAACGAACCGGGGAGCGATACTGTCGAGAGCTATCTCACAGCCGTCGAAGGTGCGGCTGACGGCTACATCTCCGCTGTCAATCTCGCTGAACTGCATTACGTCATACGGTCGATCGCCGGAAAGGAACGAGCTGACACCGTCGTCGAGGTCCTCGAAGAAAGCGGGATCGAGCGCGTCGACACCGGCGAGACGTGGGCCGGGGCGGCAGCGTTCAAATCCCGGTATTCGCCCGCGCTCGGCGATGCGTTTGCGCTGGCGACGGCCGCACATGTTGACGGGATGCTTCTGATCGGCGCGGACGACGACTACGACGAGGTGGACGATATTGACCTCGTTCGGTTCCGGACGGATGGGGTATAG
- a CDS encoding AbrB/MazE/SpoVT family DNA-binding domain-containing protein produces the protein MSKSDSEKVVSVSARGQATIPKEYREELGIDAPGRVKFVRTESGDIVVRPIRSVTDLRGVLTGKTDDQGRSATEHLRDERERDRASESALEQEYGGRDER, from the coding sequence ATGAGCAAATCCGATTCTGAAAAGGTCGTCTCAGTGTCTGCTCGGGGACAGGCGACGATTCCGAAGGAGTACCGGGAGGAACTCGGGATCGACGCGCCCGGACGTGTCAAATTCGTCCGAACCGAGTCAGGGGATATTGTCGTCCGTCCGATTCGGTCGGTGACCGACCTACGTGGCGTCCTCACAGGGAAGACCGACGATCAGGGTCGGTCTGCGACCGAACATCTTCGCGATGAGCGCGAACGCGACCGTGCCAGCGAATCAGCCCTGGAGCAGGAGTACGGCGGGAGAGACGAGCGATGA
- a CDS encoding carboxypeptidase M32, with product MATDAAAETELSEYELFLERIQRYTNVGNAAGVLRWDQEVVMPEGGTPARSQQLSALSAVTHEMLTDEETGDQLDALEDADLNQEQAAVVREVRREYDRATSVPTELVEEISKTTTEAHPKWKQAKEEDDFSIFAPTLERLVELKREYAEHVDPDADPYAVLFAEYEPYLDLDTADRVLTRLKEELVPLIDDIADSDVDLATSAFSGQFPEDEQESFVRDVLDELGYDWERGRLDTAPHPFSSGTQFDARVTTRFDESDPLGALTSTIHEFGHATYTQGLPDDHYGTPLGQSRDLSVHESQSRFWENHVGRTRAFWELILPQMQAEFPQLDDVTVEEAYEAANQVYDDNLIRVEADELTYHMHIIIRYEVEQALISGDLDVEDVPEVWNDKYEEYLGIRPDTDAEGCLQDIHWSHGSFGYFPTYSLGSVLAAQIDATMREELDVDTLVRDGEFGEIMDYLNEHVHGHGCLYTTDDLIEEATGEPFTADYFVEYAEAKFGELYGV from the coding sequence ATGGCCACGGATGCTGCCGCCGAGACGGAGCTATCGGAGTACGAACTGTTCCTCGAACGGATCCAGCGCTACACGAACGTCGGGAACGCTGCGGGCGTCCTCAGATGGGATCAGGAAGTCGTGATGCCCGAGGGCGGGACACCGGCCCGATCCCAGCAGCTCTCCGCGCTATCTGCAGTCACCCACGAGATGCTGACCGACGAGGAGACGGGCGACCAACTGGACGCGCTCGAAGACGCCGACCTGAATCAGGAACAGGCCGCAGTCGTCCGCGAGGTGCGCAGAGAGTACGACCGGGCAACCAGCGTCCCGACCGAACTCGTCGAGGAGATCTCGAAGACGACCACCGAGGCACACCCGAAGTGGAAGCAAGCGAAAGAAGAGGACGACTTCTCTATTTTCGCGCCGACACTCGAACGGCTGGTCGAACTCAAACGCGAGTACGCCGAACACGTCGATCCCGACGCCGACCCCTACGCCGTCCTGTTTGCGGAGTACGAGCCGTATCTGGATCTCGACACGGCGGATCGCGTCCTGACGCGGCTCAAAGAAGAGCTCGTCCCGCTGATCGACGACATTGCCGACAGCGACGTCGACCTCGCGACCAGCGCTTTTTCGGGGCAGTTCCCGGAGGACGAACAGGAGTCGTTCGTCCGGGATGTCCTCGACGAACTGGGTTACGACTGGGAGCGCGGGCGGCTCGACACCGCTCCCCACCCGTTCTCGTCGGGGACGCAGTTCGACGCCCGCGTCACGACGCGCTTTGACGAGTCCGATCCCCTCGGCGCGCTGACGAGCACGATCCACGAGTTCGGCCACGCGACCTACACGCAGGGGCTGCCCGACGACCACTACGGGACGCCGCTTGGCCAGTCGCGTGACCTCTCGGTCCACGAATCCCAGTCACGGTTCTGGGAGAATCACGTCGGCCGCACGCGAGCGTTCTGGGAGCTGATCCTGCCCCAGATGCAGGCCGAGTTCCCCCAACTCGACGACGTGACCGTCGAGGAGGCCTACGAGGCCGCCAACCAGGTCTACGATGACAACCTCATCCGGGTCGAGGCGGACGAGCTGACCTACCACATGCACATCATCATCCGCTACGAGGTCGAGCAGGCACTGATCAGCGGCGACCTCGACGTCGAGGACGTCCCCGAGGTCTGGAACGACAAGTACGAGGAGTACCTCGGGATCCGGCCAGACACCGACGCCGAGGGCTGTCTGCAGGACATCCACTGGAGCCACGGGAGTTTCGGCTACTTCCCCACCTACTCGCTCGGGAGCGTGCTGGCCGCCCAGATCGACGCGACGATGCGCGAGGAACTCGACGTCGACACGCTGGTTCGTGACGGAGAGTTCGGCGAGATCATGGACTACCTCAACGAGCACGTCCACGGCCACGGCTGTCTGTACACGACCGACGACCTGATCGAGGAAGCCACCGGCGAGCCGTTTACTGCCGATTACTTCGTCGAGTACGCCGAGGCGAAGTTCGGCGAGCTATACGGGGTCTGA
- a CDS encoding GNAT family N-acetyltransferase, translating to MDSTAITDYQIRQYRPADQDGVLALDSIVWDRDRGGDWLEWKYRQNPYVDHTPLFVVRKDGEVVGARPFMAFEMRTNGGTVLALQPSDTMVHPEHRRRGIFTRMTEHAIEYYQGTDVDFFFNFPNEASLPGYEKLGWRQIDDKRTYYRVQHPESLAPEYVNSDVARVLGVLFGPLLRNYYDRRVASPDPDSDVHIEVTPGLAVDELVDLYDRRPPDAIHAHRTGQFYEWRFGSPVWSRSTYVAEAGGDTTAALIVRTRRTSDAVTITQIVDIVPMTGGKAWETALANLLDAVLDDHRSSDLVAISGTVVPAELLKTYGFRPDDRLPLSSFSGHRCTLVSRPVDGVSWRLDDRTLDDAENWALTYAERDTT from the coding sequence ATGGACAGTACTGCGATTACGGACTATCAGATACGTCAATATCGACCAGCCGACCAGGATGGTGTACTGGCTCTCGATTCGATCGTCTGGGATCGTGACCGTGGTGGCGACTGGCTCGAGTGGAAGTACCGGCAGAACCCCTACGTCGATCACACGCCGCTGTTTGTCGTCCGCAAAGACGGTGAGGTCGTCGGTGCGCGCCCGTTCATGGCTTTCGAGATGCGGACGAACGGCGGTACTGTCCTTGCACTGCAGCCGTCGGACACGATGGTACATCCGGAGCACCGTCGACGCGGCATTTTCACCCGGATGACCGAGCACGCGATCGAATACTACCAGGGGACGGACGTCGACTTTTTCTTCAATTTTCCGAACGAGGCGTCCCTCCCCGGGTACGAGAAGCTCGGCTGGCGGCAGATCGACGACAAACGCACGTACTACCGGGTGCAACACCCCGAATCGCTCGCACCCGAGTACGTCAATTCGGATGTGGCGCGAGTCCTCGGCGTTCTGTTCGGACCGTTGCTCAGGAACTACTACGATCGCCGCGTCGCGTCACCGGATCCTGATTCGGACGTACATATCGAGGTGACACCCGGCCTTGCCGTCGACGAGCTCGTCGACCTGTACGACCGGCGGCCACCCGATGCCATCCACGCACACCGGACAGGTCAGTTCTACGAGTGGCGCTTTGGCAGTCCTGTCTGGTCCCGCTCAACGTATGTTGCCGAGGCAGGTGGCGACACGACAGCTGCCCTGATCGTCCGTACTCGCCGGACGAGTGACGCCGTGACGATCACACAGATCGTGGATATCGTCCCGATGACTGGCGGGAAGGCGTGGGAGACCGCACTTGCGAACCTGCTCGATGCTGTCCTTGACGATCATCGAAGCTCTGATCTCGTTGCCATCTCGGGGACGGTCGTCCCCGCGGAACTACTGAAAACCTACGGCTTCCGGCCGGACGATCGACTCCCGCTGTCCTCGTTTTCCGGCCATCGCTGCACACTGGTCTCACGTCCCGTCGACGGCGTCTCGTGGAGGCTCGACGACCGAACGCTCGACGACGCCGAAAACTGGGCACTGACCTACGCGGAACGCGACACGACGTGA
- a CDS encoding TylF/MycF family methyltransferase → MQSQQRTGTETDEPRPSNTSSSLLDTVSRLYRLGLLALSLPVLLSTYFARETGKQYGVGLADKLLLIGRMIRNNRSIETGSSFVEHLAIATRILSIPRDVEGAIAECGCYKGGSTANLSLVAGLCDRELAVFDSFEGMPDPDDDDTEHLLVASERVHTYEADSWSAPLEEAKSNVEQYGDPSICTFYPGYFDTTIPAYDEPVALVFLDVGLRSSAETAIEGLWPLLGDDCALFTHEAKHMEIASLFFESEWWHERLGVEPPGLIGAGSGLGLHPTPDGFSSLLAYTIKNPDRSAFEVVAETGEDNTIDASLRKDQ, encoded by the coding sequence ATGCAATCCCAACAGCGAACGGGAACGGAAACCGACGAACCACGCCCGTCGAACACAAGCAGTTCACTGCTCGATACGGTCTCACGACTGTACCGACTGGGACTGCTCGCCCTGAGCCTTCCCGTCCTTCTCTCGACGTACTTCGCTCGCGAGACCGGCAAACAGTACGGCGTCGGCCTCGCCGACAAACTCCTCCTGATCGGCCGTATGATCCGGAACAACCGGTCGATCGAGACCGGCTCCTCCTTTGTCGAGCACCTCGCGATAGCGACGCGCATCCTGTCGATTCCGCGTGACGTCGAGGGAGCTATCGCCGAGTGTGGCTGTTACAAGGGCGGGAGCACGGCGAACCTCTCGCTGGTCGCCGGACTCTGTGACCGCGAACTGGCCGTGTTCGACTCCTTCGAGGGGATGCCCGATCCGGACGACGATGACACAGAGCACCTGTTAGTCGCCTCGGAGCGAGTCCACACGTACGAGGCCGATTCCTGGAGCGCGCCCCTGGAGGAAGCGAAATCGAACGTCGAGCAGTACGGCGATCCATCGATCTGTACGTTCTATCCGGGCTACTTCGATACAACGATCCCCGCGTACGACGAGCCAGTCGCGCTCGTGTTTCTCGACGTTGGACTCCGGTCGTCGGCCGAGACTGCGATCGAGGGACTCTGGCCGCTGCTCGGGGACGACTGTGCACTGTTTACCCACGAGGCGAAACACATGGAGATCGCATCGCTGTTTTTCGAGTCCGAATGGTGGCACGAGCGTCTCGGCGTCGAGCCGCCGGGGCTGATCGGTGCAGGAAGCGGTCTGGGCCTTCATCCAACGCCCGACGGCTTCTCCAGCCTGCTCGCGTACACGATCAAGAATCCGGACCGGAGCGCCTTCGAGGTCGTCGCGGAGACCGGCGAGGATAACACAATCGACGCAAGCCTGCGAAAAGACCAGTGA